Proteins encoded by one window of Azospirillum brasilense:
- a CDS encoding cell division protein FtsQ/DivIB has product MSTRLSIDPQFRAGFGGSANRAREDMPVPPRAMAKSAQKGNRRRAWPRWTRPAVKAAILLTPVLVVAGMAASAWQRGTFAETTAALQESLIQTSASAGFAIADVLVEGRTETDPASILRVLGVQRGDPILAVTLSDAKEKLESLPWVASASIERHLPGILFVRLTEREPMAIWQHDRKFTVIDREGRPLADATELARRGNRRIETLPQVVGANAPMQVPKLLAALDNVPALREKVSAASWVGDRRWDLKLKNGVVVKLPEARMPSALRQLAEMDATGQVLDRDIVAIDLRQNDRAVLQTSATAVLPWTEEENKKKPGKKT; this is encoded by the coding sequence ATGTCAACTCGACTGAGCATCGATCCGCAGTTCCGCGCCGGTTTCGGGGGCTCTGCGAACCGGGCCCGCGAGGACATGCCCGTGCCGCCGCGCGCCATGGCGAAGTCGGCGCAGAAAGGCAACCGCCGCCGCGCCTGGCCGCGCTGGACCCGTCCCGCGGTCAAGGCGGCCATCCTGCTGACGCCGGTCCTGGTCGTCGCCGGCATGGCCGCGTCGGCGTGGCAGCGCGGCACCTTCGCCGAGACCACCGCGGCGTTGCAGGAAAGCCTGATCCAGACCAGCGCGTCCGCCGGCTTCGCCATCGCCGACGTGCTGGTCGAGGGCCGGACCGAGACCGACCCGGCGTCGATCCTGCGCGTGCTGGGCGTGCAGCGCGGCGATCCGATCCTCGCCGTCACGCTGTCCGACGCCAAGGAGAAGCTGGAAAGCCTGCCCTGGGTCGCCTCGGCCTCCATCGAGCGCCATCTGCCCGGCATCCTGTTCGTCCGCCTGACGGAGCGGGAGCCGATGGCGATCTGGCAGCACGACCGCAAGTTCACGGTCATCGACCGCGAAGGCCGCCCGCTCGCCGACGCGACCGAGCTGGCGCGCCGCGGCAACCGGCGGATCGAGACGCTGCCGCAGGTCGTCGGCGCCAACGCGCCGATGCAGGTGCCGAAGCTGCTCGCGGCCCTCGACAACGTGCCGGCACTGCGCGAAAAGGTGAGCGCCGCCTCCTGGGTCGGCGACCGCCGCTGGGATCTCAAGCTGAAGAACGGTGTCGTGGTGAAACTTCCGGAAGCCCGCATGCCGTCCGCGCTGCGCCAGTTGGCGGAGATGGACGCGACGGGTCAGGTCCTGGACCGCGACATCGTGGCCATCGACCTGCGCCAGAACGACCGCGCCGTGCTGCAGACCTCCGCCACCGCCGTCCTGCCCTGGACGGAGGAGGAGAACAAGAAGAAGCCGGGCAAGAAGACGTGA
- the ftsA gene encoding cell division protein FtsA translates to MGFNGAKKPKRATRGGIIAALDVGSTKVCCLIARVEDAGAVRIVGIGHQIATGVRAGAIIDMEAAETSIGAAVHAAEQMANETIRDVIVNVSSPISHGFNAEVPVSGQEVTESDVRRALAHARSLQVGPDQALVHAIPVGFALDGSRGIRDPKGMYGERLGVQAHVITSPAGAVRNLQTCVARCHLDIEGLVASPYASGLACLVDDEMEMGSACIDMGGGTTTISVFSEGTLVWSDCIRLGGNHVTNDIARGLTTPVVHAERMKTLHGSAITSPADEREMIDVPQVGEEERLGANNLPKSYLVRIIQPRLEEIFEHVRSRLEHSGYAKLVGRRVVLTGGASQLPGMRELAQLILDKQVRIGRPTRITGLNEAQGGPSYSTAAGLLLHAVRNPAELPVAGHEAGAGTGFFGRVGLWLRENL, encoded by the coding sequence ATGGGCTTCAACGGGGCGAAAAAGCCAAAACGAGCCACCCGCGGCGGGATCATCGCCGCGCTGGACGTCGGCTCGACCAAGGTGTGCTGCCTCATCGCCCGCGTCGAGGATGCGGGGGCCGTGCGCATCGTCGGCATCGGCCACCAGATCGCCACGGGCGTGCGCGCCGGCGCCATCATCGACATGGAAGCGGCGGAGACCTCGATCGGCGCCGCCGTCCACGCGGCCGAGCAGATGGCCAACGAGACGATCCGCGACGTGATCGTCAACGTGTCCTCCCCGATCTCCCACGGCTTCAACGCCGAGGTCCCGGTCTCCGGCCAGGAGGTGACGGAGAGCGACGTCCGCCGCGCGCTGGCCCACGCCCGCAGCCTGCAGGTCGGCCCGGATCAGGCGCTGGTCCACGCGATTCCCGTGGGCTTCGCGCTCGACGGCAGCCGCGGCATCCGCGACCCCAAGGGCATGTACGGCGAGCGGCTGGGCGTCCAGGCCCACGTCATCACCTCGCCCGCCGGGGCGGTGCGCAACCTGCAGACCTGCGTGGCCCGCTGTCACCTCGACATCGAGGGCCTGGTCGCCAGCCCCTACGCGTCCGGCCTCGCCTGTCTGGTCGACGACGAGATGGAGATGGGCTCCGCCTGCATCGACATGGGCGGCGGCACCACGACGATCTCCGTCTTCTCCGAAGGCACGCTGGTCTGGTCGGACTGCATCCGGCTGGGCGGCAACCACGTCACCAACGACATCGCGCGCGGGCTGACCACGCCGGTCGTCCATGCGGAGCGCATGAAGACGCTGCACGGCAGCGCCATCACCAGCCCCGCCGACGAGCGCGAGATGATCGACGTCCCCCAGGTCGGCGAAGAGGAGCGCCTCGGCGCCAACAACCTGCCGAAATCCTATCTGGTGCGCATCATCCAGCCCCGGCTGGAGGAGATTTTCGAGCATGTCCGCTCGCGGCTGGAGCATTCCGGCTACGCGAAGCTGGTCGGCCGGCGCGTCGTCCTGACGGGCGGCGCCAGCCAGTTGCCGGGCATGCGCGAGCTGGCGCAGCTGATCCTGGACAAACAGGTCCGCATCGGGCGACCGACGCGGATCACCGGTCTGAACGAGGCGCAAGGCGGTCCGTCCTATTCGACCGCCGCGGGCCTCCTTCTGCACGCCGTGCGCAATCCGGCGGAACTTCCCGTGGCGGGCCATGAGGCTGGCGCCGGCACGGGGTTCTTCGGGCGCGTCGGCCTGTGGCTGCGGGAGAACCTTTGA
- the ftsZ gene encoding cell division protein FtsZ, whose amino-acid sequence MINVTIPSIEPELKPRITVFGVGGAGGNAVNNMIKSNLEGVDFVVGNTDAQALKGSLCEKRVQLGTTMTRGLGAGSKPDVGRASAEEQLEEIIGHLEGANMVFITAGMGGGTGTGAAPVIARAARERGLLTVGVVTKPFHFEGAHRMRLAESGIAELQQYVDTLIIIPNQNLFRIANEKTTFADAFKMADDVLHSGVRGVTDLMVMPGLINLDFADIRSVMTEMGKAMMGTGEAGGERRAIEAAEAAISNPLLDDVSMKGARGVLINITGGYDMTLFEVDEAANRVRDEVDPDANIIFGSTFDSSLDGVMRVSVVATGIDAAAMSNPRTLHPVNLSLVSDRNGGNGGLAKKPAGAAGLTQAAPAPLASGSVAPAIPGAGLAPRPMGGVPQPQAQPQVQPQHHPAEVQQHVPVQQPIQQPIDPMVQHAPQHAPHPHMPMSHDAMQPVETAPARNVATGPLHSERRDGHFIAPKAADPGPRQPMNAPPMSSQLAAAAQAEPPARKPNFLFGLVTGLAGRKAEPAPQPAPQPQHQPQHHHQPQHHQPQHQQPVMPQPPMAAPQPPMAQAPRPQAMGDGTTQKIDEEALDIPAFLRRQAN is encoded by the coding sequence ATGATCAACGTGACCATCCCCAGCATCGAACCCGAGCTGAAGCCCCGCATCACCGTCTTCGGTGTCGGCGGCGCCGGCGGCAACGCCGTGAACAACATGATCAAGTCCAACCTGGAAGGCGTGGACTTCGTGGTCGGCAACACCGACGCGCAGGCCCTGAAGGGCTCGCTCTGCGAGAAGCGCGTCCAGCTCGGCACCACCATGACCCGCGGCCTGGGCGCCGGCTCCAAGCCGGACGTCGGCCGCGCCTCCGCCGAGGAGCAGCTCGAGGAGATCATCGGTCACCTCGAAGGCGCCAACATGGTGTTCATCACCGCCGGCATGGGCGGCGGCACCGGCACGGGTGCGGCCCCGGTCATCGCCCGCGCCGCCCGCGAGCGCGGCCTGCTGACCGTCGGCGTGGTGACCAAGCCCTTCCATTTCGAGGGCGCGCACCGCATGCGCCTGGCCGAATCGGGCATCGCCGAGCTGCAGCAGTATGTCGACACGCTGATCATCATCCCGAACCAGAACCTGTTCCGCATCGCCAACGAGAAGACGACCTTCGCGGACGCCTTCAAGATGGCCGACGACGTTCTGCATTCCGGCGTGCGCGGCGTGACCGACCTGATGGTGATGCCCGGCCTCATCAACCTGGACTTCGCCGACATCCGCTCGGTGATGACCGAGATGGGCAAGGCGATGATGGGCACCGGCGAGGCCGGCGGCGAGCGCCGCGCCATCGAGGCCGCCGAGGCCGCCATCTCCAACCCGCTGCTCGACGACGTGTCGATGAAGGGTGCCCGCGGCGTCCTCATCAACATCACCGGCGGCTACGACATGACCCTGTTCGAGGTCGACGAGGCGGCGAACCGCGTCCGCGACGAGGTCGATCCGGACGCCAACATCATCTTCGGCTCGACCTTCGACAGCTCGCTGGACGGCGTGATGCGCGTGTCGGTGGTCGCCACCGGCATCGACGCCGCGGCGATGTCCAACCCGCGCACCCTGCATCCGGTCAACCTGTCGCTGGTCTCCGACCGCAACGGCGGCAATGGCGGCCTCGCCAAGAAGCCCGCCGGCGCGGCCGGCCTGACCCAGGCTGCCCCGGCTCCGCTCGCCTCCGGCTCGGTCGCCCCGGCGATCCCCGGCGCCGGTCTGGCCCCGCGCCCGATGGGCGGCGTTCCGCAGCCCCAGGCCCAGCCGCAGGTCCAGCCCCAGCACCATCCGGCCGAGGTCCAGCAGCACGTTCCGGTCCAGCAGCCGATCCAGCAGCCCATCGACCCGATGGTCCAGCACGCCCCGCAGCATGCGCCCCACCCGCACATGCCGATGAGCCACGACGCCATGCAGCCGGTGGAAACCGCTCCGGCCCGCAACGTCGCCACCGGCCCGCTGCACAGCGAGCGCCGCGACGGCCACTTCATCGCCCCGAAGGCCGCCGATCCCGGCCCGCGCCAGCCGATGAACGCCCCGCCGATGTCGAGCCAGCTCGCCGCCGCCGCCCAGGCGGAGCCGCCGGCCCGCAAGCCGAACTTCCTGTTCGGTCTGGTCACCGGTCTGGCCGGCCGCAAGGCCGAGCCGGCGCCGCAACCGGCCCCGCAGCCGCAGCACCAGCCGCAGCATCACCATCAGCCCCAGCACCACCAGCCGCAGCACCAGCAGCCGGTGATGCCGCAGCCGCCGATGGCCGCCCCGCAGCCGCCGATGGCCCAGGCCCCGCGCCCGCAGGCGATGGGCGACGGCACCACCCAGAAGATCGACGAGGAAGCGCTGGACATCCCCGCCTTCCTGCGCCGTCAGGCCAACTGA
- the lpxC gene encoding UDP-3-O-acyl-N-acetylglucosamine deacetylase, translating to MAQNRIKTEGMLQRTLAKPVRCSGVGLHTGATVTLTISPAEPNSGIVFRRTDLSGPAAVIPARWDHVVDTKLCTVIGNAHGTTIGTIEHLMSALAGCGVDNAVVALDNIEVPIMDGSAAPFVEAIERVGTVSQNAPRRAIRILKPVTVTEGNKSATFTPDHTTGFSFEIDFASKAIAQQSHEVELDAETFRDEISAARTFGFLHEVEGLRKMGLARGGSLDNAVVISGDEVMNEGGLRFDDEFVRHKILDAVGDLYLAGAMFVGHFHGVRSGHALNNQLLRALFADASAWCYETPPSTALPGAVWHATERLAVA from the coding sequence GTGGCTCAGAATCGCATCAAGACCGAAGGCATGCTGCAGCGTACCCTGGCGAAGCCGGTGCGTTGCTCGGGCGTCGGGCTGCATACGGGCGCAACGGTCACCCTGACGATTTCCCCGGCCGAGCCGAACAGCGGCATCGTCTTCCGGCGCACCGATCTCAGCGGCCCCGCCGCGGTGATCCCGGCGCGCTGGGACCATGTGGTCGACACCAAGCTGTGCACGGTCATCGGCAACGCCCACGGCACCACCATCGGCACCATCGAGCATCTGATGTCGGCGCTGGCCGGCTGCGGCGTGGACAACGCCGTGGTCGCGCTGGACAACATTGAGGTGCCGATCATGGACGGCAGCGCCGCCCCCTTCGTGGAGGCCATCGAGCGCGTCGGCACCGTGTCGCAGAACGCGCCGCGCCGCGCCATCCGCATCCTGAAGCCGGTCACCGTGACCGAGGGCAACAAGAGCGCCACCTTCACGCCGGACCACACGACCGGCTTCAGCTTCGAGATCGACTTCGCCAGCAAGGCCATCGCCCAGCAGAGCCACGAGGTGGAGCTGGACGCCGAGACCTTCCGCGACGAGATCAGCGCCGCCCGCACCTTCGGCTTCCTGCACGAGGTCGAGGGCCTGCGCAAGATGGGCCTCGCCCGCGGCGGCTCGCTCGACAACGCGGTGGTCATCTCCGGCGACGAAGTGATGAACGAAGGCGGCCTGCGCTTCGACGACGAGTTCGTGCGCCACAAGATCCTGGACGCGGTCGGCGATCTCTATCTGGCCGGCGCGATGTTCGTCGGCCACTTCCACGGCGTGCGCTCCGGCCATGCCCTGAACAACCAGCTGCTGCGCGCGCTGTTCGCCGACGCCAGCGCCTGGTGCTACGAGACGCCGCCGAGCACGGCGCTGCCGGGTGCCGTCTGGCACGCGACCGAGCGGCTCGCCGTCGCCTAA
- a CDS encoding bacteriohemerythrin: MDSIQWSRWMSVGIEELDDDHRVLVDIVNKLGADENRSSPDVIEAILDELIHYTKDHFAREEAHMAQANYPTFAAHKALHDALTRNVESYRERFHAQRETITGDEVFEFCADWLGQHILKEDTRFGAYAAEQ, translated from the coding sequence ATGGACTCCATTCAATGGTCGCGCTGGATGAGCGTCGGTATCGAAGAACTCGATGATGATCATCGCGTTCTCGTGGACATCGTCAACAAGCTGGGCGCGGACGAGAACCGCTCCTCTCCTGACGTCATCGAAGCGATTCTCGACGAGCTGATCCATTACACCAAGGATCATTTCGCACGCGAAGAAGCGCACATGGCCCAGGCCAACTACCCGACCTTCGCCGCGCACAAGGCCCTTCACGATGCGCTGACGCGGAACGTGGAATCCTACCGCGAGCGCTTCCATGCCCAGCGTGAGACCATCACGGGCGACGAGGTGTTCGAATTCTGCGCCGACTGGCTCGGCCAGCACATCCTCAAGGAAGACACCCGTTTCGGCGCCTACGCCGCGGAGCAGTGA
- the ligA gene encoding NAD-dependent DNA ligase LigA, which translates to MNDLFDTPAALRSIPVEELTVGQAQAELAALAQEIAHHDRLYHQQDKPEISDADYDALVRRNNGIEARHPELRRADSPSLRVGAAPSAAFRKVRHALPMLSLGNAFEPEEAHEFVARVRRFLGLSDDAPLEFVAEPKIDGLSCSLRYENGRLVLAATRGDGTEGEDVTANVRTIKDVPQTLEAPYPAVLEVRGEVYMNRDDFLAMNRAYAERGEDLFANPRNAAAGSLRQKDSKITASRPLCFFGYALGELSEPIADTQWGIRERLSGWGFSLNRPANLCNGAEALLTHYRKIGEERSALPFDIDGVVYKVNSLELQQRLGFVSRAPRWAIAHKFPAEQAQTRLKGITIQVGRTGALTPVAELEDITVGGVVVSRATLHNEDEIARKDVRIGDLVTVQRAGDVIPQIVGVVEGQRPDDAVPYVFPDHCPVCGSLAVREPDEAVRRCTGGLICAAQAKERLRHFVSRNAFDIEGLGEKTIEEFWEDGLIRSPVDIFTLERRVAAGEIAILGRPGWKEKSVENLFGAINQRRERIDLHRFIFALGIRHIGEVTAKSLARQYGSIDGWLEGMERAVANMPGEAWRDLHALNGLGPVKADALLAWFADPENLPKLDFYAGQEALRLDSVIKLLGIKKVDSRAAQALAERYGALADWKAAMLAAVAAQPGPGWGELVAIPDVGEVAAEELAGFFLEERNRAIIHDLRAAGVRVADAERPKAASGSPVAGKTVVFTGTLETMTRTEAKTRAESLGAKVAGSVSAKTDYVICGADAGSKAAKARDLGVTILSEQEWAELIAG; encoded by the coding sequence ATGAACGACCTGTTCGACACCCCCGCCGCGCTCCGCAGCATCCCCGTGGAGGAGCTGACGGTGGGGCAGGCGCAGGCGGAACTGGCCGCGCTGGCCCAGGAGATCGCCCACCACGACCGGCTCTATCACCAGCAGGACAAGCCGGAGATTTCCGACGCCGACTATGACGCGCTGGTCCGCCGCAACAACGGGATCGAGGCGCGCCATCCGGAGCTGCGCCGCGCCGATTCGCCGTCGCTGCGCGTCGGTGCGGCCCCGTCGGCGGCCTTCCGCAAGGTGCGGCACGCGCTGCCCATGCTGTCGCTGGGCAACGCCTTCGAGCCGGAGGAGGCGCACGAGTTCGTCGCCCGCGTCCGCCGCTTCCTCGGCCTGTCCGACGACGCCCCCCTGGAGTTCGTGGCCGAGCCGAAGATCGACGGGCTGTCCTGCTCGCTGCGCTACGAGAACGGCCGGCTGGTCCTGGCCGCCACCCGTGGCGACGGGACGGAGGGCGAGGACGTGACCGCCAACGTCCGCACCATCAAGGACGTGCCGCAGACCCTGGAGGCGCCCTATCCCGCCGTCCTGGAGGTGCGTGGCGAGGTCTACATGAACCGCGACGACTTCCTGGCGATGAACCGCGCCTACGCGGAGCGGGGGGAAGACCTGTTCGCCAACCCGCGCAACGCCGCCGCCGGGTCGCTGCGCCAGAAGGATTCGAAGATCACCGCGTCGCGCCCGCTCTGCTTCTTCGGCTACGCGCTGGGTGAGCTGTCGGAGCCGATCGCCGACACCCAGTGGGGCATCCGCGAGCGTCTGAGCGGCTGGGGCTTCTCGCTGAACCGCCCGGCCAACCTGTGCAACGGCGCCGAGGCGCTGCTGACCCATTACCGCAAGATCGGGGAGGAGCGCTCGGCGCTGCCCTTCGACATCGACGGGGTGGTCTACAAGGTCAACAGCCTGGAGCTTCAGCAGCGGCTGGGCTTCGTCAGCCGGGCGCCGCGCTGGGCCATCGCCCACAAGTTCCCGGCGGAGCAGGCGCAGACCCGGCTGAAGGGCATCACCATCCAGGTCGGCCGCACCGGCGCCCTGACCCCGGTGGCCGAGCTGGAGGACATCACCGTCGGCGGCGTGGTGGTCAGCCGCGCCACGCTGCACAACGAGGACGAGATCGCCCGCAAGGATGTCCGCATCGGCGATCTGGTGACCGTCCAGCGGGCCGGCGACGTGATCCCGCAGATTGTCGGGGTGGTGGAGGGGCAGCGCCCCGACGACGCCGTCCCCTATGTCTTCCCCGACCATTGCCCGGTCTGCGGCAGCCTCGCCGTGCGCGAGCCGGACGAGGCGGTGCGCCGCTGCACCGGCGGCCTGATCTGCGCCGCCCAGGCCAAGGAGCGGCTGCGCCATTTCGTGTCGCGCAACGCCTTCGACATCGAAGGGCTGGGCGAGAAGACCATCGAGGAGTTCTGGGAGGACGGGCTGATCCGCTCCCCCGTGGACATCTTCACGCTGGAACGCCGGGTGGCGGCGGGCGAGATCGCCATCCTCGGCCGTCCGGGCTGGAAGGAGAAGTCGGTCGAAAACCTGTTCGGCGCGATCAACCAGCGGCGCGAGCGCATCGACCTGCACCGCTTCATCTTCGCGCTGGGCATCCGCCACATCGGCGAGGTGACGGCCAAGTCGCTGGCCCGCCAATACGGCTCGATCGACGGCTGGCTGGAGGGGATGGAGCGCGCCGTCGCCAACATGCCGGGCGAGGCGTGGCGCGACCTGCACGCGCTGAACGGCCTCGGCCCGGTGAAGGCCGACGCGCTGCTCGCCTGGTTCGCCGACCCGGAGAACCTGCCGAAGCTGGATTTCTACGCCGGCCAGGAAGCGCTGCGGCTGGACAGCGTGATCAAGCTGCTGGGCATCAAGAAGGTGGACAGCCGGGCCGCCCAGGCGCTGGCCGAACGCTACGGCGCCCTTGCGGACTGGAAGGCGGCGATGCTCGCCGCGGTCGCCGCGCAGCCCGGCCCCGGCTGGGGCGAGCTGGTCGCCATCCCCGACGTCGGCGAGGTCGCCGCGGAGGAATTGGCCGGCTTCTTCCTGGAAGAGCGCAACCGCGCGATCATCCACGACCTGCGCGCCGCCGGCGTGCGGGTGGCCGACGCCGAACGCCCGAAGGCGGCCAGCGGCTCTCCCGTCGCCGGCAAGACGGTGGTCTTCACCGGCACGCTGGAGACCATGACCCGCACCGAGGCGAAGACCCGCGCGGAGTCGCTGGGCGCCAAGGTCGCCGGCTCGGTCTCGGCCAAGACGGACTACGTCATCTGCGGGGCGGACGCGGGCAGCAAGGCCGCCAAGGCGCGCGATCTGGGCGTGACCATCCTCAGCGAGCAGGAGTGGGCCGAGCTGATCGCCGGCTGA